Proteins from a genomic interval of Zingiber officinale cultivar Zhangliang chromosome 2A, Zo_v1.1, whole genome shotgun sequence:
- the LOC122042676 gene encoding two-component response regulator ORR5-like — translation MASSRGGDSEGQMHVLAVDDSSVDRAIIAKLLRSSKHKVTAVDSGKKALELLGLEPNVDMIITDYWMPEMTGYELLKIVKESSELREIPVVIMSSENVPSRIDRCLEEGAEDFLLKPVRPSDVSRLCSRMR, via the exons ATGGCGTCGTCGAGAGGCGGAGATAGCGAGGGCCAAATGCACGTGTTGGCCGTCGACGacagttcggtcgaccgagccATTATCGCCAAGCTGCTCCGCAGCTCCAAACACAAAG TGACGGCCGTGGACAGCGGGAAGAAGGCGCTGGAGTTGCTGGGGCTG GAGCCAAACGTCGACATGATCATCACCGATTACTGGATGCCGGAGATGACAGGgtatgagctcctcaagatagTCAAG GAGTCCTCTGAGCTAAGGGAAATCCCTGTCGTCATAATGTCGTCTGAGAACGTTCCGAGTAGAATCGACAG ATGCTTGGAGGAAGGGGCAGAGGATTTCTTGCTGAAGCCTGTGAGACCTTCAGATGTGTCTCGGCTGTGCAGCAGAATGAGATAG
- the LOC122042675 gene encoding probable calcium-binding protein CML21: MGSVLGKSQSQRSSGSESKLDAKMVEAMQRRALQGTSVKSFESIILKFRKIDESFRKCKSIFEQFDEDSNGAIDQEELKHCFQKLEISFNEEEIHDLFSACDIDENMGMKFNEFIVLMCLVYLLEEPTSAQAKSRMGLADLETSFKTLVDSFVFLDKNKDGYVSKTEMVHAINETTAGERSSGRIAMTRFEEMDWDKNGMVTFKEFLFAFTRWVGIDEVDEDDT; the protein is encoded by the exons ATGGGTAGTGTGCTTGGAAAAAGCCAGTCGCAAAGGTCTAGTGGTTCAGAGTCAAAACTTGATGCAAAGATGGTTGAGGCAATGCAGAGAAGGGCATTGCAAGGAACATCTGTGAAGTCATTTGAGAGCATCATTTTGAAATTTCGAAAAATTGATGAGAGCTTCAGAAAATGCAAGTCCATTTTCGAGCAATTTG ATGAAGATTCCAATGGCGCAATTGATCAAGAAGAGCTGAAGCATTGTTTTCAGAAGCTAGAAATTTCCTTTAATGAGGAGGAGATTCATGATTTGTTTTCGGCATGTGACATCGATGAGAACATGGGTATGAAATTTAATGAGTTTATCGTCCTTATGTGCCTTGTTTATCTTCTCGAGGAGCCAACATCTGCACAAGCA AAATCCCGGATGGGGTTGGCAGACCTTGAGACAAGTTTCAAAACATTAGTCGATTCTTTTGTGTTCTTGGACAAGAATAAGGATGGATACGTTAGCAAGACAGAGATGGTACATGCTATAAATGAAACAACTGCAGGGGAACGCTCTTCAGGACGAATCGCCATGACAAGATTTG AAGAAATGGACTGGGACAAGAATGGGATGGTGACTTTCAAGGAATTCCTCTTTGCTTTCACTCGTTGGGTGGGAATTGATGAAGTTGACGAAGATGACACTTGA